A stretch of the Streptomyces venezuelae genome encodes the following:
- a CDS encoding GNAT family N-acetyltransferase: MTTTFPDVSISTDRLVLRPFEEGDVAALAEMMNDELITAWTSVPHPYTHADAYRWATRHAHAERTEGRGIVFAVTEFLTQRLVGVIHLQNTNWRTRATEVGYVTAPWARGEGYASESVLAVAHWLFRDQGFERLELRTAADNTASQQVAQKIGCISEGVLRNAWIVRTRPDNAADGPWVETRTDLIVWSLVPEDLEGLDEYGEGYGDGYGDGYGDGYGGQMAEAGGYAVTTDWN, encoded by the coding sequence ATGACTACCACCTTCCCGGACGTCTCCATCAGCACGGACCGGCTGGTGCTGCGCCCGTTCGAGGAAGGCGATGTCGCCGCGCTCGCCGAGATGATGAACGACGAACTCATCACGGCCTGGACCTCCGTGCCGCACCCCTACACCCACGCCGACGCCTACCGCTGGGCCACCCGCCACGCCCACGCCGAACGCACCGAGGGCCGCGGCATCGTCTTCGCCGTCACCGAGTTCCTGACCCAGCGCCTGGTCGGGGTCATCCACCTGCAGAACACCAACTGGCGCACCCGCGCCACCGAGGTCGGCTACGTCACCGCCCCCTGGGCCCGGGGCGAGGGCTACGCCAGCGAGTCCGTCCTCGCCGTCGCCCACTGGCTCTTCCGCGATCAGGGCTTCGAACGCCTCGAACTGCGCACCGCCGCCGACAACACCGCCTCCCAGCAGGTGGCCCAGAAGATCGGTTGCATCAGTGAAGGCGTCCTGCGCAACGCCTGGATAGTGCGCACCCGGCCCGACAACGCAGCCGACGGACCCTGGGTGGAGACCCGCACCGACCTGATCGTCTGGAGCCTGGTCCCCGAGGACCTCGAAGGGCTCGACGAGTACGGCGAGGGCTACGGGGACGGCTACGGGGACGGCTACGGGGACGGCTACGGCGGCCAGATGGCCGAAGCGGGCGGCTACGCCGTCACCACCGACTGGAACTGA
- a CDS encoding MetQ/NlpA family ABC transporter substrate-binding protein, with protein MRKNTKITAVAAATAALALGLTACGSSSDPAAKKAGGSTDTNAALVVAASPTPHADILKFVKDNLAAKEGLKLDVKEFTDYVLPNKATQDGQVDANYFQHKPYLDDFNAKNGTTIVPVVNVHLEPLGLYSKKAKALTDITSGQTIAVPNDNTNEGRALHLLAANGLITLKEGVGATAKLSDITDAKGLKFKELEAATLPRALGEVDAAVINGNYAIEADLKPKEQALALEKAEGNPYANFLAVKKGNENDPRIQKLAKLLNSPEVKKFIEDKYAGSVSAAFGAPQSQS; from the coding sequence GTGCGCAAGAACACCAAGATCACCGCTGTCGCCGCTGCCACCGCCGCGCTCGCCCTGGGCCTCACCGCCTGCGGCAGCTCCTCCGACCCGGCCGCCAAGAAGGCCGGCGGCAGCACCGACACCAACGCGGCCCTCGTCGTCGCGGCCTCCCCGACCCCGCACGCCGACATCCTGAAGTTCGTCAAGGACAACCTGGCGGCGAAGGAAGGCCTCAAGCTGGACGTGAAGGAGTTCACCGACTACGTCCTGCCGAACAAGGCCACCCAGGACGGCCAGGTCGACGCGAACTACTTCCAGCACAAGCCCTACCTCGACGACTTCAACGCCAAGAACGGCACCACCATCGTTCCGGTCGTCAACGTGCACCTGGAGCCCCTCGGCCTCTACTCCAAGAAGGCCAAGGCCCTGACCGACATCACGTCCGGCCAGACCATCGCCGTCCCCAACGACAACACCAACGAGGGCCGCGCCCTCCACCTCCTCGCCGCCAACGGCCTGATCACCCTCAAGGAGGGCGTCGGCGCCACCGCCAAGCTCTCCGACATCACCGACGCCAAGGGCCTGAAGTTCAAGGAGCTGGAGGCCGCCACGCTGCCCCGCGCCCTCGGCGAGGTCGACGCCGCCGTGATCAACGGCAACTACGCCATCGAGGCCGACCTCAAGCCCAAGGAGCAGGCCCTGGCCCTGGAGAAGGCCGAGGGCAACCCGTACGCCAACTTCCTCGCCGTGAAGAAGGGCAACGAGAACGACCCGCGGATCCAGAAGCTCGCCAAGCTCCTGAACTCGCCCGAGGTCAAGAAGTTCATCGAGGACAAGTACGCAGGCTCGGTCAGCGCGGCCTTCGGCGCCCCGCAGTCCCAGTCCTGA
- a CDS encoding methionine ABC transporter ATP-binding protein → MITTSGLTKVYQSRGREVTALDGVDLHVREGEVYGVIGQSGAGKSSLIRCVNLLERPTSGTVTVDGVDLTALAGSGRRAGRELREARSRIGMVFQHFNLLSSRTVQDNIELPLEILGVSGRERSRKAQELLGLVGLADKAKAYPGQLSGGQKQRVGIARALAGEPKVLLSDEATSALDPETTRSILTLLRDLNRQLGLTVLLITHEMDVVKTICDSAALMKKGRIVESGTVSELLATPGSELAAELFPLTGSATTAEQTVIDVTFHGETATQPVISQLARTYNIDISILGAAMDTVGGRQIGRMRIELPGRYEDNVVPVGFLREQGLQVDVVDVADNTDADTELAELVKDGAR, encoded by the coding sequence GTGATCACCACATCGGGCCTCACGAAGGTCTACCAGTCCCGTGGCCGAGAGGTCACCGCCCTGGACGGCGTGGACCTCCACGTCCGCGAGGGCGAGGTCTACGGAGTCATCGGCCAGAGCGGCGCCGGCAAGTCCTCGCTCATCCGGTGCGTGAACCTGCTGGAACGCCCCACCTCCGGCACCGTCACCGTCGACGGAGTCGACCTCACCGCACTGGCCGGCAGCGGCCGGCGGGCCGGCCGGGAACTCCGCGAGGCCCGCAGCCGTATCGGCATGGTCTTCCAGCACTTCAACCTGCTGTCCTCGCGCACCGTCCAGGACAACATCGAGCTGCCCCTGGAGATCCTCGGCGTCTCCGGCCGCGAGCGCTCCCGCAAGGCGCAGGAACTCCTCGGCCTCGTCGGCCTCGCCGACAAGGCCAAGGCCTACCCCGGCCAGCTCTCCGGCGGCCAGAAGCAGCGCGTCGGCATCGCCCGCGCCCTGGCCGGCGAACCCAAGGTGCTGCTCTCCGACGAGGCCACCAGCGCCCTGGACCCCGAGACCACCCGCTCCATCCTGACGCTGCTGCGCGACCTCAACCGCCAGCTGGGCCTGACCGTGCTCCTCATCACGCACGAGATGGACGTCGTCAAGACCATCTGCGACTCCGCGGCCCTGATGAAGAAGGGACGGATCGTGGAATCCGGCACCGTCTCCGAGCTCCTCGCCACCCCCGGCTCCGAGCTCGCCGCCGAACTCTTCCCGCTGACCGGCTCCGCGACCACCGCCGAGCAGACCGTCATCGACGTGACCTTCCACGGCGAGACCGCGACCCAGCCGGTCATCTCCCAGCTGGCCCGCACCTACAACATCGACATCTCGATCCTCGGTGCCGCCATGGACACCGTCGGCGGCAGGCAGATCGGCCGGATGCGCATCGAGCTCCCCGGCCGCTACGAGGACAACGTCGTGCCCGTCGGCTTCCTGCGCGAGCAGGGCCTGCAGGTCGACGTCGTCGACGTCGCCGACAACACCGACGCGGACACCGAGCTCGCCGAACTGGTCAAGGACGGTGCCCGGTGA
- a CDS encoding methionine ABC transporter permease, whose amino-acid sequence MTWSEMQPLLSQGTYDTLYMVLWATVVTVLGGLPLGVLLVLTDKGGLLQNRPFNKVLGVVVNIGRSMPFIILLIWLIPVTKWVIGVFTGFPTYIGPTAMIVPLSIGAIPFFARLVETAVREVDHGLVEAVQSMGGGIPTIVWKVLLPQALPSLVSGLTTTVIALIGYSALAGAVGGEGLGSLAITYGYQRFEGDFMLATVALLIVIVTAVQLLGDGAVRLLARRGRTA is encoded by the coding sequence GTGACCTGGTCCGAAATGCAGCCCCTGCTCAGCCAGGGCACCTACGACACCCTCTACATGGTGCTGTGGGCCACCGTGGTCACCGTCCTCGGCGGCCTCCCGCTCGGTGTCCTGCTGGTCCTGACCGACAAGGGCGGACTGCTGCAGAACCGTCCCTTCAACAAGGTCCTCGGCGTCGTGGTGAACATCGGCCGCTCGATGCCGTTCATCATCCTGCTGATCTGGCTGATCCCCGTCACCAAGTGGGTGATCGGCGTCTTCACCGGCTTCCCCACCTACATCGGCCCCACCGCGATGATCGTGCCGCTCTCCATCGGCGCCATCCCCTTCTTCGCCCGCCTGGTCGAGACGGCCGTCCGGGAGGTCGACCACGGCCTCGTCGAGGCAGTCCAGTCCATGGGCGGCGGCATCCCCACGATCGTGTGGAAGGTCCTGCTGCCCCAGGCACTGCCCTCCCTGGTCTCCGGACTCACCACCACCGTCATCGCCCTCATCGGCTACTCGGCGCTCGCCGGAGCCGTCGGCGGCGAAGGACTCGGCAGTCTCGCGATCACCTACGGCTACCAGCGCTTCGAAGGCGACTTCATGCTCGCCACCGTCGCCCTGCTGATCGTGATCGTGACCGCCGTCCAGCTGCTCGGCGACGGCGCCGTACGCCTGCTCGCCCGCCGCGGCCGGACGGCCTGA